A window of the Lysinibacillus irui genome harbors these coding sequences:
- the efp gene encoding elongation factor P — protein sequence MISVNDFRTGLTIIVDGQLYRVLDFQHVKPGKGAAFVRSKLRNLRNGSVNEKTFRAGEKVEKAQIDNRKMQYLYAQGDEHVFMDLESYEQTELSSAAIEYELKFLKENMEVHIQSYQGEMLGIELPNTVQLEVTETEPGIKGDTASGGTKPATLETGLIVQVPFFVNQGDVLIINTEEGSYVSRA from the coding sequence ATGATCTCAGTAAACGATTTCCGTACAGGTCTAACAATTATTGTTGATGGCCAATTATACCGCGTGTTAGATTTCCAACACGTTAAACCAGGTAAAGGTGCTGCATTCGTGCGTTCTAAATTACGTAACCTACGTAATGGCTCTGTAAATGAAAAAACATTCCGCGCTGGTGAAAAAGTAGAAAAAGCACAAATCGATAACCGTAAAATGCAATACTTATATGCACAAGGTGACGAGCATGTTTTCATGGACTTAGAATCTTACGAGCAAACTGAACTATCTTCAGCTGCTATTGAATATGAATTAAAATTCCTAAAAGAAAACATGGAAGTTCATATTCAATCTTACCAAGGTGAAATGTTAGGTATTGAATTACCAAACACTGTTCAATTAGAAGTTACAGAGACAGAACCTGGGATCAAAGGTGATACAGCTTCAGGCGGTACAAAACCTGCTACTCTTGAAACGGGTCTAATCGTACAAGTACCATTCTTCGTAAACCAAGGTGATGTTTTAATCATTAACACAGAAGAAGGCTCTTACGTATCTCGTGCCTAA